A window of the Vespa velutina chromosome 7, iVesVel2.1, whole genome shotgun sequence genome harbors these coding sequences:
- the LOC124950441 gene encoding helicase SKI2W has protein sequence MELPFELPPIWPDIKTELKEYIECPERLPIHQLDHAQCYWPREPDICSLLEFDLAPLSTTLKFDRDPVTGRVGQMQEVILKGVGENARNSMSMKRIPGSVTDDVRGNTTNIPFLPGGFDEPIVTDEMTENIDFERNLRTLAKGFSSGIEFEADNCTPKQESINKPTKVSKAKVQVEDDITSKINLMALVEQEERELNLWSSVQELKDDDVQESPQIPALEDIPLLPIEPEIPVLNISEEPSKIIEMEWAEQIDVSVPITDFEKKIPDPAMTFEYELDTFQKQAILKLEENCNVFVAAHTSAGKTTVAEYAIALTQKHMTRVIYTSPIKALSNQKYRDFKKKFESVGLITGDIQINESASCLIMTTEILQSMIYGASEVLRDLEFVIFDEVHYINNEDRGHVWEEIVILLPQTVNIVMLSATVPKPIIFANWVGRIKKRKMYVISTLKRPIPLQHYLYTPTNDKERGTLVLVLDSNEEFSLNGWHQATKNIQSVKSLQSKNTNTKDIRKKRFSAKEQMMLWKNFVNYLKHNDKLPVVVFTLSRKRCDINANRLMNIQLTTLAEKMEVKRFYQHIMKYLKGSDKQLPQVCMMQNLLENGIGVHHSGILPILKETVEMLFQNGVVKLLFATETFAMGVNMPARTVVFDSITKYDGNGFRTLYPTEYIQMAGRAGRRGHDITGTVIVICNTEVPHFNELMPMMQGEAKTLESQFKVTYSMVLNLRRTNELVTVESMMRRSFKESYLILKEDKYQIDLRKVEEKLAALPPLTNIQKKLSGFYEIAINYLQELRYLKPYMLESKKAINSLTKGRILIISYESHYRNLALLLDVISRKQNGNQYKVLILKNTNAQNVNNDRLLENSNNVICKEKSESWYSIISLTKKDIFVPSGVPSHEVITISAWNILEITNCQVKVDCGMVLKDWEKRQISRFRHDLPGPTCQTAIQELMAISLNAANDDSILLPYVTMKVTENLNPRMKHLCKQKQALSSMKCIDILNFEEQFETVFYRNELETERKKLQLSLSDEGLSLYPDYINMVSLLKHLGYIDSDERIALKGRVALQIGINELLITELILKNVLTVLQPAEIAALLSALIFHQKSNSESTFPVDFHHLRKEHQIMQNVHAELQNLEQIYNLNTLQPLNFGLVEVVYEWAQSKSFAEIMQKIDVQEGIIVRCIQQLNETLQDVRNAAVTIGDPVLKEKMEEASTAIKRDIVFAASLYTQD, from the exons ATGGAg CTACCATTTGAGCTTCCACCTATCTGGCCTGATATAAAAACTGAATTAAAGGAGTATATTGAATGCCCTGAACGGCTTCCCATACATCAACTTGATCATGCTCAATGTTATTGGCCCAGAGAACCTGatatttgttctttattaGAATTTGATTTAGCACCACTTAGCACAACTTTAAAATTTGATCGTGATCCAGTAACAGGTCGTGTTGGACAAATGCAAGAAGTTATTTTAAAAGGAGTCGGAGAAAATGCAAGAAATTCAATGTCTATGAAACGTATACCTGGATCTGTTACAGATGATGTTAGAG GCAATACTACTAACATACCATTTTTGCCTGGTGGATTTGATGAACCTATTGTAACAGATGAGATGacagaaaatattgattttgagAGGAATTTAAGGACACTAGCAAAAGGATTTAGTTCTGGGATAGAATTTGAAGCTGATAATTGTACGCCAAAGCAggaatcaataaataaacCAACTAAAGTATCAAAAGCAAAAGTACAAGTTGAAGATGATATaacaagtaaaataaatttaatggcTCTTGTAGAACAAGAAGAGCGTGAGCTTAATCTCTGGTCATCTGTGCAAGAACTAAAAGATGATGATGTACAGGAGTCTCCACAAATACCTGCATTAGAAGATATTCCATTGTTACCAATAGAACCAGAAATACCAGTTTTAAACATTTCTGAAGAACCatctaaaattattgaaatggAATGGGCAGAACAAATAGATGTTTCTGTGCCAATAACAGATTTTGAGAAGAAAATTCCTGATCCAGCAATGACATTTGAATATGAATTGGATACTTTCCAAAAACAGGCTATACTTAAGTTAGAAGAGAATTGTAATGTTTTTGTTGCAGCGCACACTTCTGCAGGAAAAACTACTGTAGCTGAGTATGCTATTGCTTTAACTCAGAAACATATGACAAG ggTAATTTATACTTCTCCTATCAAAGCACTATCAAATCAAAAATATcgtgattttaaaaagaaatttgaaagtGTTGGTTTAATAACAGGGGATATTCAAATCAATGAGAGTGCATCTTGTCTTATTATGACTACTGAAATATTACAATCAATGATATATGGAGCATCAGAAGTTCTTAGGGATTtagaatttgtaatatttgatgaagtacattatattaataatgaggat CGGGGTCATGTATGGGAAGAAATAGTGATTCTTTTACCACAAACTGTCAATATAGTTATGCTGTCAGCAACTGTGCCAAAACCAATAATATTTGCAAATTGGGTTGGTCGTATCAAAAAACGGAAAATGTACGTAATCAGCACTTTAAAGAGACCTATACCATTgcaacattatttatatactccTACTAATGACAAGGAACGTGGCACATTAGTTTTAGTTCTTGATTCAAATgaagaattttcattgaatgg atGGCATCAAgcaacaaaaaatattcaatctgTTAAAAGCCTACAAAGTAAAAACACTAACACaaaagatattagaaaaaagagattttctGCAAAAGAGCAAATGATGTTATGGAAGAATTTTGTGAATTACTTAAAACATaat GATAAATTGCCTGTTGTTGTATTTACGTTGTCTAGGAAACGTTGTGATATCAACGCAAACAGATTAATGAATATTCAACTAACTACATTAGCTGAAAAAATGGAAGTAAAACGCTTTTACCAgcatattatgaaatatttgaaaggtAGTGACAAGCAATTACCACAAGTTTGTATGATGCAAAATCTTTTAGAAAACGGTATTGGTGTACATCATAGTGGGATATTGCCTATTTTAAAGGAAACTGTAGAGATGCTTTTCCAAAACGGTGTTGTTAAG ttattatttgcAACTGAAACATTTGCTATGGGAGTCAATATGCCAGCACGGACAGTGGTATTTGATTCAATAACTAAATATGATGGTAATGGATTTCGTACCTTGTATCCTACCGAATACATCCAAATGGCTGGACGTGCTGGTCGAAGAGGTCATGATATAACTGGTACAGTTATAGTAATATGTAATACAGAAGTTCCACactttaatgaattaatgCCAATGATGCAAGGTGAAGCAAAAACATTGGAATCACAATTTAAAGTAACATATTCTATGGTTTTAAATTTGAGAAGAACAAATGAACTAGTTACTGTAGAATCCATGATGCGCAGATCATTTAAAGAGTcatatctaatattaaaagaagataaataccAAATTGATTTACGTaaagttgaagaaaaattagcaGCGTTACCACCATTGACgaatatacaaaagaaattatctggtttttatgaaattgcaattaattatttacaagaaCTTCGTTATTTGAAACCTTATATGCTTGAATCtaaaaaagcaataaataGTTTAACTAAGGGTAGAATTTTAATCATATCATATGAAAGTCATTATAGAAATTTAGCTCTACTATTGGATGTAATTTCACGTAAACAAAATGGAAATCAATATAAagtattgatattaaaaaatacaaatgcacaaaatgttaataatgatagattattagaaaattctaataatgtaatctgtaaagaaaaatctgaAAGTTGGTATAGCATTATCAGTCTAaccaaaaaagatatatttgtaCCAAGTGGGGTTCCATCACATGAAGTTATAACGATTTCTGCATGGAATATACTAGAAATAACAAATTGTCAAGTTAAGGTTGATTGTGGTATGGTACTGAAAGATTgggaaaaaagacaaatatcaAGATTTag GCATGATCTACCTGGTCCAACTTGTCAAACAGCCATTCAAGAATTAATGGCAATATCTTTAAATGCTGCTAATGATGATAGTATATTATTACCTTACGTTACAATGAAAGTAACTGAAAACTTAAATCCCAGAATGAAACATTTATGCAAACAGAAACAAGCTCTTAGCAGCATGAAATGTATTGATATTCTTAACTTTGAAGAACAATTTGAAACtgtattttatcgaaatgaaTTGGAAACAGAACGGAAAAAACTTCAACTTAGTCTTAGTGATGAAGGATTATCTTTATATCcagattatataaatatggtTTCACTTCTTAAACATCTAGGATATATAGATAGTGATGAAAGAA TTGCTTTAAAAGGCAGAGTTGCATTGCAAATAGGAATTAACGAGTTACTCATAACAGAgctaattttaaaaaatgttttaactgTTTTACAACCAGCTGAAATTGCTGCACTATTATCTGCTTTGATATTTCATCAAAAGTCAAATTCTGAATCGACATTTCCAGTTGATTTTCATCACTTGAGAAAg GAACATCAAATTATGCAGAATGTACATGCCGAGTTACAAAACTtagaacaaatttataatttgaataCACTACAACCATTGAATTTTGGTTTGGTTGAAGTTGTTTATGAATGGGCACAATCAAAATCATTTGCTGAAATAATGCAGAAAATCGATGTGCAAGAAGGTATTATAGTTAGATGCATTCAACAACTTAATGAAACCTTGCAAGATGTGAGAAATGCAGCTGTGACAATTGGTGATCcagttttaaaagaaaaaatggaagaagcaTCCACAGCAATAAAACGTGACATAGTTTTTGCTGCGTCCTTATACACTCAAGATTAA
- the LOC124950442 gene encoding protein SEC13 homolog isoform X1 — protein MLPRSDRRGNNITFDMIHDAEMDYYGLRLATCSSDNSVKIFDLKNGSQSLVADLKGHVGPVWQVAWAHPKFGNILASCSYDRKVIIWKELGEWTKIYEHTGHDSSVNSVAWAPHEFGLILACGSSDGSISILTNNADTWDTQKITNAHTIGCNAVSWCPAIDTSFDSNNIQQKTGPVKRLATGGCDNLVKIWKEEGDRWIEENKLEAHSDWVRDVEWAPAVGPSRATLASCSQDRRVVIWTSNDYLNWTSNVLNIFDDVIWNVSWSLTGGILAVSGGDNKVSLWRENSEGQWACISELNKGQGNLNNTDQRTL, from the exons ATGCTTCCACGTAGTGACAGGCGGGGAAATAACATAACCTTCG ATATGATCCATGATGCTGAAATGGATTATTATGGTTTGAGGTTAGCAACATGTTCAAGTGACAATTCTGTAAAGATTTTTGACTTAAAAAATGGATCGCAGAGTTTAGTTGCAGATCTTAAAGGACACGTAGGTCCAGTGTGGCAAGTTGCTTGGGCACATCCAAAATTTGGAAACATTCTAGCTTCATGTAGTTATGATCG aaaagttattatctGGAAAGAACTTGGTGAATGGACAAAAATTTATGAACATACAGGACATGATTCTTCAGTCAATTCAGTTGCTTGGGCACCACACGAATTTGGTTTGATTTTAGCCTGCGGTAGTTCAGATGGTTCCATTTCTATACTTACTAATAATGCCGATACCTGGGATAcacaaaaaataacaaatgcaCATACTATTGGATGTAATGCAGTAAGTTGGTGCCCTGCAATAGATACTAGTTTTGATTCAAACAATATTCAACAAAAAACTGGCCCAGTAAAAAGATTAGCTACTGGAGGTTGCGATAATTTAGTAAAGATATGGAAAGAAGAAGGTGACAGAtggatagaagaaaataaactgGAAGCTCACAGTGACTGG GTACGTGATGTTGAATGGGCCCCAGCAGTTGGACCTTCTAGAGCTACCTTAGCTTCATGTTCTCAAGATCGTCGTGTAGTTATATGGACATCAAACGATTACTTGAATTGGACATCAAatgttcttaatatttttgatgatGTAATTTGGAATGTTAGTTGGTCTCTGACAGGTGGTATTTTAGCAGTTAGTGGTGgagataataaagtttctcTTTGGCGTGAAAATTCAGAAGGTCAATGGGCATGTATCTCTGAATTAAACAAAGGTCAAGGCAATCTCAATAATACAGATCAACGTactttgtaa
- the LOC124950442 gene encoding protein SEC13 homolog isoform X2, whose product MVSVLNTVDTNHEDMIHDAEMDYYGLRLATCSSDNSVKIFDLKNGSQSLVADLKGHVGPVWQVAWAHPKFGNILASCSYDRKVIIWKELGEWTKIYEHTGHDSSVNSVAWAPHEFGLILACGSSDGSISILTNNADTWDTQKITNAHTIGCNAVSWCPAIDTSFDSNNIQQKTGPVKRLATGGCDNLVKIWKEEGDRWIEENKLEAHSDWVRDVEWAPAVGPSRATLASCSQDRRVVIWTSNDYLNWTSNVLNIFDDVIWNVSWSLTGGILAVSGGDNKVSLWRENSEGQWACISELNKGQGNLNNTDQRTL is encoded by the exons atGGTGTCTGTTCTAAATACTGTTGATACAAATCACGAAGATATGATCCATGATGCTGAAATGGATTATTATGGTTTGAGGTTAGCAACATGTTCAAGTGACAATTCTGTAAAGATTTTTGACTTAAAAAATGGATCGCAGAGTTTAGTTGCAGATCTTAAAGGACACGTAGGTCCAGTGTGGCAAGTTGCTTGGGCACATCCAAAATTTGGAAACATTCTAGCTTCATGTAGTTATGATCG aaaagttattatctGGAAAGAACTTGGTGAATGGACAAAAATTTATGAACATACAGGACATGATTCTTCAGTCAATTCAGTTGCTTGGGCACCACACGAATTTGGTTTGATTTTAGCCTGCGGTAGTTCAGATGGTTCCATTTCTATACTTACTAATAATGCCGATACCTGGGATAcacaaaaaataacaaatgcaCATACTATTGGATGTAATGCAGTAAGTTGGTGCCCTGCAATAGATACTAGTTTTGATTCAAACAATATTCAACAAAAAACTGGCCCAGTAAAAAGATTAGCTACTGGAGGTTGCGATAATTTAGTAAAGATATGGAAAGAAGAAGGTGACAGAtggatagaagaaaataaactgGAAGCTCACAGTGACTGG GTACGTGATGTTGAATGGGCCCCAGCAGTTGGACCTTCTAGAGCTACCTTAGCTTCATGTTCTCAAGATCGTCGTGTAGTTATATGGACATCAAACGATTACTTGAATTGGACATCAAatgttcttaatatttttgatgatGTAATTTGGAATGTTAGTTGGTCTCTGACAGGTGGTATTTTAGCAGTTAGTGGTGgagataataaagtttctcTTTGGCGTGAAAATTCAGAAGGTCAATGGGCATGTATCTCTGAATTAAACAAAGGTCAAGGCAATCTCAATAATACAGATCAACGTactttgtaa